A genomic window from Macaca thibetana thibetana isolate TM-01 chromosome 16, ASM2454274v1, whole genome shotgun sequence includes:
- the ACOX1 gene encoding peroxisomal acyl-coenzyme A oxidase 1 isoform X3: protein MAAFIQRTPDNWHLRPDGNGPRFVHRGRPEPLDLHLGMFLPTLLHQATAEQQERFFMPAWNLEIIGTYAQTEMGHGTHLRGLETTATYDPETQEFILNSPTVTSIKWWPGGLGKTSNHAIVLAQLITKGKCYGLHAFIVPIREIGTHKPLPGITVGDIGPKFGYDEIDNGYLKMDNYRIPRENMLMKYAQVKPDGTYVKPLSNKLTYGTMVFVRSFLVGEAARALSKACTIAIRYSAVRHQSEIKPGEPEPQILDFQTQQYKLFPLLATAYAFQFVGAYMKETYHRINEGIGQGDLSELPELHALTAGLKAFTSWTANTGIEACRMACGGHGYSHCSGLPNIYVNFTPSCTFEGENTVMMLQTARFLMKSYDQVHSGKLVCGMVSYLNDLPSQRIQPQQVAVWPTMVDINSPESLTEAYKLRAARLVEIAAKNLQKEVIHRKSKEVAWNLTSVDLVRASEAHCHYVVVKLFSEKLLKIQDKAIEAVLRNLCLLYSLYGISQNAGDFLQGNIMTESQIMQVNPRVKELLTLIRSDAVALVDAFDFQDVTLGSVLGRYDGNVYENLFEWAKNSPLNKTEVHESYKHLKSLQSKL from the exons TTTTGTGCACCGAGGGCGGCCTGAGCCTCTGGATCTTCACTTGGGCATGTTCCTGCCCACCTTGCTTCACCAGGCAACTGCGGAGCAGCAGGAGCGCTTCTTCATGCCCGCCTGGAACTTGGAGATCATTGGCACTTATGCCCAGACAGAGATGGGTCATG GAACTCACCTTCGAGGCTTGGAAACCACAGCCACATATGACCCTGAAACCCAGGAGTTCATTCTCAACAGTCCTACTGTGACCTCCATTAAATGGTGGCCTGGTGGAC TTGGAAAGACTTCAAATCATGCAATAGTTCTTGCCCAGCTCATCACTAAGGGGAAATGCTATGGATTACATGCTTTTATTGTACCTATTCGTGAAATTGGGACCCATAAGCCTTTGCCAG GAATTACTGTTGGCGACATCGGCCCCAAATTTGGTTATGATGAGATAGACAATGGCTACCTCAAAATGGACAACTATCGTATTCCCAGAGAAAACATGCTGATGAAGTATGCCCAG GTGAAGCCTGATGGCACATACGTGAAACCACTGAGTAACAAGCTGACTTACGGGACCATGGTGTTTGTCAGGTCCTTCCTTGTGGGAGAAGCTGCTCGGGCTCTGTCTAAGGCGTGCACCATTGCCATCCGATACAGCGCTGTGAGGCACCAGTCTGAAATCAAGCCAGG TGAACCAGAACcgcagattttggattttcaaacCCAGCAGTATAAACTCTTTCCACTCCTGGCCACTGCCTATGCCTTCCAGTTTGTGGGTGCATACATGAAGGAGACCTATCACCGGATTAATGAAGGCATTGGTCAAGGGGACCTGAGTGAACTGCCTGAG CTTCATGCCCTCACTGCTGGACTTAAGGCTTTCACCTCCTGGACTGCAAACACTGGCATCGAAGCATGTCGGATGGCTTGTGGTGGGCATGGCTATTCTCATTGCAGTGGTCTTCCAAATATTTATGTCAATTTCACCCCAAGCTGTACCTTTGAGGGAGAAAACACTGTCATGATGCTCCAGACGGCTAG GTTCCTGATGAAAAGTTATGACCAGGTGCACTCAGGAAAGTTGGTGTGTGGCATGGTGTCCTATTTGAATGACCTGCCCAGTCAACGCATCCAGCCACAGCAGGTAGCAGTCTGGCCGACCATGGTGGATATCAATAGCCCCGAAAGCTTAACCGAAGCATATAAACTCCGTGCAGCCAG ATTAGTAGAAATTGCTgcaaaaaaccttcaaaaagaaGTGATTCACAGAAAAAGCAAGGAGGTAGCATGGAACCTAACTTCTGTTGACCTTGTTCGAGCAAGTGAG GCACATTGCCACTATGTGGTAGTTAAGCTCTTTTCAGAAAAACTCCTCAAAATTCAAGATAAAGCCATTGAAGCTGTCTTAAGGAATTTATGTCTGCTCTATTCTCTGTATGGAATCAGTCAGAACGCAGGGGATTTCCTTCAG GGGAACATCATGACAGAGTCTCAGATTATGCAAGTAAACCCGCGTGTAAAGGAGTTACTCACTCTTATTCGCTCAGATGCTGTTGCTTTGGTTGATGCATTTGATTTTCAGGATGTGACACTTGGCTCTGTGCTTGGCCGCTATGATGGAAATGTGTATGAAAACTTGTTTGAGTGGGCTAAGAACTCCCCACTGAACAAAACAGAG GTCCACGAATCTTACAAGCACCTGAAATCACTGCAGTCTAAGCTCTGA